From Micrococcales bacterium, a single genomic window includes:
- a CDS encoding argininosuccinate synthase produces MMTERVVLAYSGGLDTSVAIGWIGEATGCEVVAVAVDVGQGGEDLETIRQRALSCGAVEAYVADAREEFANEYCMPALAANAMYMDRYPVVSAISRPLIVKHLVKAARQFGAQTVAHGCTGKGNDQVRFEVSITSLAPDLTCLAPVRDLALTRAAAIDYADRHSLPIETTKSSPFSIDQNVWGRAIETGYLEDIWNGPTKDVYTYTDDPSFPPIEDEVVIGFEAGVPVALDGQAVTPLQAIVELNRRAGAQGIGRIDMVEDRLVGIKSREIYEAPGAVTLIAGHMELENATVERDLARFKRTVGQRWTELVYDGLWFSPLKRALDRFIAETQQYVSGEVRMTLHGGRAVVTGRRSEVSLYDFNLATYDEGDSFDQSQAKGFIELFGLQSKLAAARDARFGRGVVL; encoded by the coding sequence ATCATGACCGAGCGGGTGGTATTGGCCTATTCCGGTGGCCTGGACACATCGGTGGCAATCGGTTGGATTGGCGAGGCCACGGGCTGCGAAGTCGTGGCCGTGGCGGTCGACGTGGGCCAAGGCGGTGAAGACCTTGAGACGATTCGCCAGCGGGCGTTGTCTTGTGGCGCGGTCGAAGCCTACGTGGCTGATGCGCGTGAGGAATTCGCTAATGAATACTGCATGCCAGCATTGGCGGCTAATGCCATGTACATGGATCGCTATCCGGTGGTTTCGGCCATATCTAGGCCGCTTATTGTCAAGCATCTGGTCAAGGCGGCCCGGCAGTTTGGGGCCCAGACTGTGGCCCATGGCTGCACCGGCAAGGGCAATGACCAGGTCCGCTTTGAAGTCTCAATCACCTCCTTGGCGCCGGATCTGACCTGCCTGGCACCGGTGCGTGACCTGGCCTTGACCCGGGCGGCCGCTATTGACTATGCCGACCGCCACTCGTTGCCGATCGAAACGACCAAGTCTTCGCCGTTTTCAATTGATCAAAACGTTTGGGGCCGGGCCATCGAAACGGGCTATCTGGAGGACATTTGGAACGGACCGACCAAGGACGTTTACACCTACACCGATGACCCGTCATTCCCGCCCATCGAAGACGAAGTCGTGATCGGATTCGAGGCTGGCGTGCCGGTGGCGCTGGACGGGCAAGCGGTAACCCCGCTTCAGGCCATCGTCGAGTTGAACCGGCGGGCTGGGGCCCAAGGCATTGGCCGGATCGACATGGTCGAGGACCGGCTAGTTGGCATCAAATCGCGGGAAATCTATGAGGCGCCAGGGGCTGTCACGCTGATCGCCGGTCATATGGAGTTGGAGAACGCTACGGTTGAACGCGATCTGGCGCGGTTCAAGCGGACGGTGGGCCAACGCTGGACCGAGCTGGTCTACGACGGCCTATGGTTCTCGCCGCTGAAACGGGCCCTAGATCGTTTCATCGCCGAAACCCAGCAGTATGTCAGCGGTGAGGTTCGGATGACCTTGCACGGCGGCCGGGCCGTGGTGACTGGGCGGCGCTCCGAAGTCTCGCTTTACGACTTCAACCTGGCAACCTATGACGAAGGCGATTCGTTCGACCAGTCCCAGGCCAAGGGCTTCATTGAGCTCTTCGGCTTGCAGTCGAAACTGGCCGCCGCGCGCGACGCGCGCTTTGGCCGGGGCGTGGTGCTCTAG
- a CDS encoding arginine repressor (regulates arginine biosynthesis when complexed with arginine by binding at site that overlap the promotors of the arginine biosynthesis genes) yields MTVPHTKVARHALIRRIITSGAVKSQSELAKALAGVGLEVTQATLSRDLVELRADKVRLPDGSRVYALPGEGAGDLSAHPNADSEMLAARLARLAGELLVSAEGSSNIVILRTPPGAAHFLASAIDHSVLPAVMGTIAGDDTIMVVTRGPHDAAATARRFVELANQGETSS; encoded by the coding sequence GTGACGGTTCCACACACCAAAGTGGCGCGTCACGCCCTGATACGCCGCATTATTACCTCCGGTGCGGTCAAGTCGCAAAGCGAGCTGGCCAAGGCGCTGGCCGGCGTGGGACTGGAAGTGACCCAGGCGACTTTATCGCGCGATCTGGTCGAACTGAGAGCGGACAAGGTGCGCTTGCCCGATGGCTCGCGGGTTTATGCTCTGCCGGGGGAGGGGGCCGGTGACCTGAGCGCCCACCCCAATGCCGATTCGGAGATGCTGGCTGCGCGACTGGCCCGCCTGGCTGGCGAACTGCTGGTCAGCGCGGAAGGCAGCTCGAATATCGTCATACTGCGGACGCCGCCGGGGGCGGCTCACTTCCTGGCCAGCGCGATCGATCATTCGGTTTTGCCGGCCGTGATGGGCACCATAGCGGGAGATGACACCATCATGGTGGTCACCCGCGGCCCTCACGATGCCGCGGCCACGGCCAGGCGTTTTGTTGAACTAGCGAACCAAGGAGAGACATCATCATGA
- the argF gene encoding ornithine carbamoyltransferase encodes MTLRHFLKDSDLSQAEQAEVLNLALKVKANRLGHQVLAGPKSVAVLFDKHSTRTRVSFAVGIAELGGYPLVLDAAGSQSSRGESVEDTTMVLDRQVEAIVWRTFGQDRVEAMAKVSQVPVVNALTDEFHPCQVLADLMTTAEVLGGVEHLPGTKLAYLGDGGNNMAHSYLLGGAVAGMEIAIGCPPGRLPNGDILAQAQAVAASTGASLVVTNSPDEALAGAKVVATDTWQSMGMADDAARLAAYEPYRVDQAAMDKAASGAVFLHCLPAYRGQEVTGEVIDGPASYVWQEAENRLHAQKALLIWLLAGGASQ; translated from the coding sequence ATGACGCTTAGACATTTCCTGAAGGATTCCGACCTGTCCCAGGCCGAACAAGCCGAGGTTTTGAACCTGGCCCTGAAGGTGAAAGCCAATCGCCTGGGTCACCAGGTGTTGGCCGGACCCAAATCGGTGGCTGTGTTGTTTGACAAGCATTCGACCAGGACCAGGGTCTCCTTCGCCGTTGGCATTGCCGAACTAGGTGGCTATCCGCTGGTGCTAGACGCCGCCGGTTCACAGTCATCTCGCGGCGAATCGGTCGAGGACACCACAATGGTGCTGGACCGCCAGGTCGAGGCGATTGTCTGGCGGACCTTTGGTCAAGACCGGGTTGAAGCCATGGCCAAGGTCAGCCAGGTGCCGGTGGTCAACGCCCTGACGGACGAATTCCACCCCTGCCAGGTGCTGGCCGACCTAATGACCACAGCTGAGGTCCTAGGCGGGGTCGAGCACCTGCCTGGCACCAAACTGGCCTACCTGGGGGATGGTGGCAACAATATGGCCCACTCCTACCTGCTGGGCGGGGCTGTGGCCGGTATGGAAATCGCCATCGGCTGCCCGCCAGGCCGCCTGCCCAACGGCGACATTTTGGCCCAAGCTCAGGCCGTGGCGGCCAGTACCGGCGCCAGTTTGGTGGTGACGAACTCACCCGATGAGGCCCTGGCTGGGGCCAAAGTGGTGGCCACCGATACCTGGCAGTCAATGGGTATGGCCGATGACGCCGCGCGCCTGGCCGCCTACGAGCCCTACCGTGTTGATCAAGCGGCTATGGACAAAGCTGCCTCAGGGGCGGTTTTCTTGCATTGCTTGCCGGCCTACCGCGGCCAAGAGGTGACGGGCGAGGTTATCGACGGGCCGGCATCGTACGTTTGGCAAGAGGCCGAGAACCGGCTGCACGCCCAAAAGGCCCTGTTGATCTGGCTGCTGGCCGGCGGGGCGAGCCAGTGA
- a CDS encoding acetylornithine transaminase — translation MSLSAQQLETYGQVMLPIFAPPAVLERGQGALVWDVDSKPYLDLLAGVSTNALGHADPRWVAAVSQQAAKLAHISNLFASPGQMELATTLLKAFNAPSCARVFFASTGTEANEAALKMALKGGRSKVLALEGSFHGRTMGALSLTANPAYRRGYEAFNGPVEFLPFGDVEALKGALAGDDVAALFVEIIQGEAGVIPLPAGYLQQARALTRAHGAFLVIDEVQTGVGRTGTWLAHQNPALVGAEPVEPDVVTLGKGLGGGFPISACLAWSAEAASRLSPGDHGTTLGGNPLACAAALATIGIIEQDGLLDHVNDISQAWRDELAVVPGVAQVRGQGLLLGLVLDQPMAPRVVAAALKAGYLVNAPATNVVRLAPPLVITRAQTAQFTQALQGLLNEASQNDA, via the coding sequence ATGAGCCTGTCGGCGCAGCAACTTGAGACCTACGGCCAGGTCATGCTGCCGATCTTCGCCCCGCCAGCAGTGTTGGAGCGGGGCCAAGGCGCCTTGGTGTGGGATGTCGACTCAAAGCCCTACCTCGACCTGTTGGCCGGGGTTTCGACCAACGCCCTGGGCCACGCTGATCCGCGCTGGGTGGCGGCGGTCAGCCAGCAGGCGGCAAAGCTGGCGCATATCTCAAACCTTTTCGCCTCGCCTGGCCAAATGGAACTGGCCACGACGCTACTGAAAGCCTTCAATGCGCCCAGCTGTGCCCGGGTCTTTTTTGCCTCGACCGGCACCGAGGCCAATGAGGCGGCCTTGAAAATGGCTCTGAAAGGCGGCCGGTCCAAAGTGCTGGCCCTGGAAGGTTCGTTCCACGGGCGGACCATGGGCGCGCTTTCGCTGACCGCCAATCCGGCCTATAGGCGCGGGTACGAGGCGTTCAACGGGCCGGTTGAGTTCCTGCCCTTTGGCGATGTCGAGGCCCTGAAGGGAGCCCTGGCCGGCGATGATGTGGCGGCCCTATTTGTCGAGATAATCCAAGGCGAGGCCGGTGTCATTCCGCTGCCGGCCGGCTATTTGCAGCAGGCCAGGGCACTGACCCGGGCTCACGGGGCCTTCTTGGTTATCGACGAGGTCCAAACCGGTGTGGGCCGGACCGGCACTTGGTTGGCCCATCAAAACCCGGCCCTGGTTGGGGCCGAGCCGGTGGAACCGGACGTGGTCACGCTGGGCAAAGGCCTGGGTGGCGGCTTCCCCATTAGCGCCTGCCTGGCCTGGAGCGCCGAAGCGGCCAGCCGGCTGAGCCCGGGCGACCACGGCACCACCTTGGGCGGCAACCCGCTGGCCTGCGCCGCCGCCCTGGCCACAATCGGCATCATTGAGCAGGACGGCTTGCTGGACCATGTCAATGACATCAGCCAGGCCTGGCGGGACGAACTGGCGGTCGTTCCTGGAGTGGCCCAGGTCCGCGGCCAGGGCCTGTTGCTGGGGTTGGTGCTGGATCAGCCGATGGCGCCGCGGGTGGTGGCGGCCGCCCTCAAGGCGGGCTATCTGGTCAACGCCCCGGCCACCAATGTGGTTCGCCTGGCCCCGCCGCTGGTTATCACGCGGGCCCAAACGGCCCAATTCACCCAGGCCCTACAGGGTCTCTTGAACGAAGCGAGCCAAAATGACGCTTAG
- the argB gene encoding acetylglutamate kinase: protein MTLEPTPWLGASDETTDHNSASAPPLDPAGKAEVLIEALDWLEEFADALVVIKYGGNAMVDQDLKRAFAQDMVFLRRVGLRPVVVHGGGPQISQMLARLGIESEFKGGLRVTTPETMDVVRMVLTGQVSRELVGLINAHGPLAVGMSGEDAGLFQARCRSATVDGQAVDVGLVGDVIEVDPTAVMDLLQAGRIPVISTVAPNIDRPTEVLNVNADSAAAALAVALGARKLVILTDVEGLYRDWSNADSLITQLSQEELEALMPGLEGGMRPKMEACLRAIRAGLPQAHIVDGRRAHALLNEIFTTEGMGTMVSASPPTDGAGLFDGPGQLGAADDETGVGQ from the coding sequence ATGACACTTGAACCAACGCCCTGGCTAGGGGCCAGCGACGAAACCACCGACCACAATTCAGCCAGCGCGCCGCCACTAGATCCGGCCGGCAAAGCCGAGGTCCTAATCGAAGCTCTGGACTGGCTCGAAGAATTCGCCGACGCCCTAGTGGTGATCAAATACGGCGGCAACGCCATGGTCGATCAGGACCTCAAGCGGGCCTTCGCCCAGGACATGGTCTTTTTGCGCCGGGTTGGCCTGCGACCGGTAGTGGTCCACGGTGGCGGTCCCCAGATCAGCCAAATGCTGGCCCGGCTGGGCATTGAATCAGAGTTCAAAGGCGGGCTGCGCGTGACTACGCCCGAGACCATGGATGTGGTCCGGATGGTCCTGACCGGGCAGGTGTCCCGGGAACTAGTTGGGCTGATCAACGCCCATGGCCCCTTGGCGGTCGGCATGTCTGGCGAGGACGCGGGGCTATTCCAGGCCCGCTGCCGCAGCGCCACAGTCGACGGCCAGGCTGTTGACGTTGGGCTGGTGGGGGATGTGATCGAGGTTGACCCGACGGCCGTGATGGATTTGCTTCAGGCCGGCCGCATCCCGGTGATTTCGACCGTGGCGCCCAATATCGACCGCCCCACCGAGGTGCTAAACGTTAATGCCGATAGCGCCGCCGCCGCTTTGGCCGTGGCCTTAGGCGCGCGCAAACTAGTGATTTTGACCGATGTCGAAGGTCTCTACCGGGACTGGTCGAATGCCGACTCGCTTATCACCCAGCTGAGCCAAGAGGAATTGGAGGCCCTGATGCCAGGGCTCGAAGGCGGTATGCGGCCCAAGATGGAGGCCTGCCTCAGGGCGATCAGAGCCGGCTTGCCGCAGGCCCATATCGTTGACGGCCGGCGGGCGCATGCCTTGTTGAATGAGATTTTTACCACTGAAGGCATGGGCACTATGGTCTCGGCCTCGCCGCCAACAGACGGGGCCGGGCTATTTGACGGGCCGGGGCAGTTGGGCGCGGCCGATGACGAAACTGGGGTTGGGCAATGA
- the argJ gene encoding bifunctional glutamate N-acetyltransferase/amino-acid acetyltransferase ArgJ, which translates to MSVTFAKGFKATGLAAGLKPSGSKDLALVVADPVPGQARAAAVFTTNRFAAAPVELCRRHLAQAAKGGPTPVAVVLNSGGANACTGQPGLADAETTASQAAAALGLSPAKVLVASTGLIGQRLDMASLLRGLSAGIGQLDDSAEAGLAAAEAIMTTDTVPKQAQCEHDGWRIGGMAKGAGMLAPELATMLVVITTDAVIDQATAKQALKQACRYSFDRTDSDGCMSTNDVVFLLSSGRSGLAANTEKFTAGLTKVCQDLALQLVDDAEGADHVIEIVVEQATSETGALAVARAVARSNLFKTAIAGRDPNWGRILSAAGTVSPEVAPFDPAQVDVAVNGIWVCRGGGVGDSRELVDLSGRQVKVEIDLKAGQEAATVLTNDLTHEYIHINADYST; encoded by the coding sequence ATGAGCGTGACATTTGCCAAGGGCTTCAAGGCCACGGGCCTGGCCGCCGGCCTGAAACCGTCCGGTTCGAAGGATCTGGCCTTGGTGGTGGCTGACCCAGTGCCAGGCCAGGCCCGGGCCGCCGCCGTTTTCACGACCAACCGTTTCGCCGCCGCACCGGTCGAGCTGTGCCGCCGCCACCTGGCCCAGGCCGCCAAGGGCGGGCCGACCCCAGTGGCAGTGGTGTTGAACTCGGGTGGGGCCAACGCCTGCACCGGACAGCCAGGTTTGGCCGATGCCGAGACCACAGCCAGCCAAGCCGCCGCCGCTTTGGGTTTGTCCCCGGCTAAGGTGTTGGTGGCATCGACCGGGCTAATAGGCCAGCGGCTCGATATGGCGAGCTTGCTGCGCGGCCTAAGCGCCGGCATCGGACAACTGGATGATTCCGCCGAAGCTGGCTTGGCCGCGGCTGAGGCCATTATGACCACTGACACAGTGCCGAAACAGGCCCAATGCGAACACGACGGCTGGCGCATTGGCGGCATGGCCAAAGGCGCCGGCATGTTGGCACCGGAACTGGCCACCATGCTGGTAGTCATAACCACCGATGCGGTAATCGACCAGGCCACAGCCAAACAAGCTCTGAAACAGGCTTGCCGTTACTCGTTCGACCGGACTGATTCCGATGGCTGCATGTCAACCAACGACGTGGTTTTCCTGCTTTCTTCCGGTCGGTCAGGCCTGGCGGCCAACACCGAGAAGTTCACCGCCGGCCTGACTAAGGTTTGCCAAGATCTGGCCCTCCAACTGGTTGACGATGCTGAAGGCGCTGACCATGTCATCGAGATCGTGGTCGAGCAGGCCACCAGCGAGACCGGGGCTCTGGCGGTGGCCAGGGCCGTGGCCCGCTCCAACCTATTCAAAACGGCCATTGCCGGTCGTGACCCTAATTGGGGCCGGATCCTTTCCGCCGCCGGCACGGTATCGCCTGAGGTGGCGCCGTTCGACCCGGCTCAAGTCGATGTGGCCGTCAACGGCATTTGGGTTTGTCGTGGCGGCGGCGTTGGAGACAGCCGCGAGCTAGTTGACCTAAGCGGCAGGCAGGTCAAAGTGGAAATTGACCTCAAGGCCGGCCAAGAGGCGGCCACCGTCCTGACCAACGACTTGACCCATGAGTACATTCACATCAACGCGGACTATTCGACATGA
- a CDS encoding N-acetyl-gamma-glutamyl-phosphate reductase — translation MVFSVAVAGASGYAGGEVLRLLVDHPQVQVKTVTANASAGDALVTHHPHLAGSKLAGLTLQASTPELLAGHDVVVVGLPHGASGELTDALVKADPDLLVLDLGADHRLVDPEDWREYYGGEAAAPWTYGLPELLTGWGQGTSQALPKRRAALKATKTIAVPGCNATAVTLALAPGLAAGTLAADDLVAVLACGPSGAGKAHKPHLMASEIMGSASPYAVGGTHRHIPEIVQNLSFAADGVVAGSVQKLNLAGQGEQTGSVPKLNLAAKGAVRPTLSFTPTLVPMSRGILATVTAKPGPNFDPEKLREPWQRAYGDEPFIQLLPIGTWPTTAQTLGANTAAIQLAFDQKADRIVLVCALDNLVKGTAGAAIQSMNLALGLPETTGLPTCGVAP, via the coding sequence ATGGTCTTCTCAGTAGCGGTTGCCGGTGCCAGCGGATACGCCGGCGGGGAAGTGCTGCGCCTTTTGGTCGATCATCCCCAGGTGCAGGTCAAGACGGTCACCGCAAATGCCAGTGCCGGGGATGCGCTCGTAACCCACCACCCGCACCTAGCTGGTTCCAAGCTGGCCGGGCTGACGCTTCAGGCCTCCACTCCGGAGCTACTGGCCGGTCACGATGTGGTCGTAGTTGGCCTGCCCCACGGGGCCTCAGGCGAACTAACCGACGCGCTGGTCAAGGCGGACCCGGACCTTCTGGTGCTTGATCTAGGCGCTGACCACCGGCTGGTTGACCCAGAGGATTGGCGTGAGTACTACGGCGGTGAGGCAGCCGCGCCGTGGACCTACGGGCTTCCGGAACTGCTAACGGGGTGGGGACAGGGGACAAGCCAGGCCCTGCCCAAGCGGCGCGCGGCGCTCAAGGCGACGAAGACAATCGCCGTGCCCGGCTGCAACGCCACGGCGGTGACGCTGGCTCTGGCGCCTGGCCTGGCGGCGGGCACGCTGGCAGCTGATGATCTGGTGGCCGTGTTGGCTTGTGGCCCTTCGGGCGCTGGCAAGGCCCATAAGCCACACCTGATGGCGTCGGAGATCATGGGTTCGGCCAGCCCCTATGCCGTGGGCGGGACTCATCGTCACATTCCGGAAATTGTGCAGAACCTCAGTTTCGCGGCCGATGGCGTTGTGGCAGGCAGTGTGCAAAAGCTCAACCTCGCGGGACAAGGGGAGCAGACGGGGAGTGTGCCAAAGCTCAACCTCGCGGCAAAAGGGGCGGTCAGGCCAACTCTCAGCTTCACACCCACGCTGGTGCCCATGAGCCGCGGCATCTTGGCCACTGTCACGGCCAAGCCCGGGCCAAACTTCGACCCGGAGAAACTACGCGAACCCTGGCAACGGGCCTATGGCGACGAACCCTTCATCCAGCTGCTGCCGATAGGTACCTGGCCCACCACCGCCCAAACCTTGGGCGCCAACACCGCTGCCATCCAACTGGCCTTCGACCAGAAAGCCGACCGGATTGTGCTGGTTTGCGCTTTGGACAACCTGGTCAAGGGCACGGCCGGGGCGGCCATCCAGTCGATGAACCTGGCCCTGGGCCTACCTGAGACCACTGGCTTGCCCACCTGCGGGGTGGCGCCGTGA
- a CDS encoding Txe/YoeB family addiction module toxin — protein MRLAWDEAAWQDYLYWQAEDRAMLKRINKLVEACLRDPAAGIGKPEALKHEAEGAWSRRISREHRLVYRVVGGDLVILQARYHY, from the coding sequence ATGAGGCTGGCATGGGATGAGGCGGCTTGGCAGGACTACCTGTACTGGCAAGCAGAAGACCGCGCGATGCTCAAGCGCATCAACAAGCTGGTGGAGGCTTGCTTGAGGGATCCAGCCGCCGGGATTGGCAAACCCGAGGCCCTCAAGCATGAGGCCGAAGGCGCCTGGTCGCGGCGCATTTCGAGAGAACACCGGTTGGTCTACCGGGTGGTGGGCGGGGACCTGGTGATCCTGCAGGCTCGATATCACTACTGA
- a CDS encoding type II toxin-antitoxin system Phd/YefM family antitoxin, whose translation MSVTASEARRTLFPLLKQVNDDQVAIRIVSRHGAAVLMPAEEYDAWQETAHLFASAANAKRLRGALERSERGEYQAHDLIEP comes from the coding sequence ATGTCGGTCACGGCCAGTGAGGCGCGCAGGACGCTGTTTCCACTGCTGAAACAAGTCAACGACGACCAGGTTGCCATCAGGATTGTCTCGCGCCATGGGGCGGCTGTGCTGATGCCGGCCGAGGAATACGACGCCTGGCAGGAGACCGCCCACTTGTTTGCCTCGGCGGCCAACGCCAAGCGCCTGCGGGGCGCGCTTGAGCGCTCAGAACGAGGCGAGTACCAGGCGCATGACCTAATAGAGCCCTAA
- a CDS encoding lipase family protein — protein sequence MDLDAQPDANQTLAWVALPGLLSAPSDFDQVAGQLDIEVRRLDQRETPLAAPFEQLDEALGLSSGEGQLGLVGHSLGASTAINLALDLQIRQPGRVAALVLLDPDVPAKGPLPQFLANDRLDVLAARLVTTPSLWPLQTRLAKTVGRTFMRIDLAERRREADKTAIANHRAFADGFLGTPEGLHRLWDNLRTAWVYDQALAQRLEDLDQPLAATLGFKPYSVVGMRGPRAKRQAQREFGISLGAHLIPAWGASHLLTLSRPELVANVMTSAAQPPGQADASGKLLEELEDVAAATAADAKESVPFNRDDFAKA from the coding sequence GTGGATCTTGATGCCCAACCCGATGCGAACCAAACTTTGGCCTGGGTGGCCCTGCCGGGCCTGCTGTCCGCTCCAAGCGACTTTGACCAGGTCGCCGGGCAGCTCGATATCGAGGTCCGCCGCCTGGATCAGAGAGAAACACCGCTGGCGGCGCCGTTTGAGCAACTAGACGAGGCCTTGGGCCTTTCGTCTGGCGAAGGTCAGCTGGGACTTGTGGGTCACAGCCTGGGGGCCTCGACGGCCATCAATCTGGCACTGGATCTGCAAATACGTCAGCCAGGCCGGGTCGCGGCCTTGGTTCTGCTGGATCCAGACGTGCCCGCGAAAGGCCCTCTGCCGCAGTTCTTGGCCAACGACCGCCTGGATGTGCTGGCCGCACGGCTGGTCACGACGCCAAGCCTGTGGCCGCTTCAGACCCGCCTGGCCAAGACCGTCGGCCGCACCTTCATGCGCATCGATCTGGCCGAGCGCAGGCGCGAGGCCGACAAGACCGCCATCGCCAATCACCGCGCCTTTGCTGACGGGTTCCTCGGCACACCGGAAGGCTTGCACCGGCTTTGGGACAATCTGCGCACAGCTTGGGTCTACGACCAGGCCCTGGCCCAACGACTTGAGGACTTAGACCAGCCACTGGCGGCCACCTTGGGATTCAAACCGTATTCAGTTGTCGGCATGCGTGGCCCCAGGGCGAAACGACAGGCCCAGCGCGAATTTGGCATCTCCCTTGGCGCCCACCTGATTCCGGCCTGGGGAGCCAGCCACCTGCTGACCCTGTCCCGCCCCGAACTGGTCGCCAACGTCATGACCTCCGCCGCCCAGCCGCCCGGCCAGGCCGACGCCTCTGGCAAGCTTCTCGAAGAGCTCGAGGATGTGGCAGCCGCAACGGCGGCAGATGCCAAGGAGTCAGTTCCCTTCAACCGCGACGACTTCGCCAAGGCCTAG
- a CDS encoding DUF4190 domain-containing protein has product MRKQDKTETATSQAATDPAVVAQPVLTADGAQAVDAEGRPLFTAPVVPVARTNPMAVVALVLGVLGGSILPIIFGHIARAQIRRTGESGAGMALAGLILGYATTVIGIGLLIVFLVLANSASSF; this is encoded by the coding sequence TTGCGTAAGCAAGACAAGACAGAGACGGCGACTTCTCAGGCCGCCACCGACCCCGCGGTGGTGGCCCAGCCAGTTCTCACGGCCGATGGTGCACAGGCCGTTGATGCCGAAGGCCGGCCTTTGTTCACCGCCCCGGTCGTGCCAGTGGCTCGAACCAACCCGATGGCCGTAGTCGCGCTAGTGCTCGGTGTCCTTGGCGGATCGATCCTGCCAATCATCTTTGGACACATCGCCCGGGCCCAAATCCGTAGAACCGGAGAGAGTGGCGCCGGCATGGCCCTGGCCGGACTGATCTTGGGCTACGCCACCACCGTCATCGGCATCGGCCTCCTGATCGTCTTCCTGGTGCTGGCCAACTCGGCCTCAAGCTTCTGA
- a CDS encoding type II toxin-antitoxin system PemK/MazF family toxin, protein MTRAPSGAGPRRGDIVLVELDPAVAPEQNKTRPCVVVSNDGANTAATRTGNGVLTVVPLTRTRSSVGANRPYQTVVDADESGLPVASVAQAEQVRSVSIRRFVRVIGSLNYQAQARLDDALRVHLSLNT, encoded by the coding sequence ATGACAAGAGCTCCCAGTGGGGCGGGACCACGTCGGGGCGACATCGTCTTGGTGGAGCTGGACCCAGCGGTTGCTCCTGAGCAAAACAAGACCCGTCCTTGTGTTGTGGTCAGCAACGACGGCGCCAACACCGCCGCGACCCGGACCGGCAACGGTGTTTTGACCGTTGTGCCTTTGACCCGCACGCGATCCTCAGTTGGCGCCAATCGGCCCTATCAAACGGTTGTCGATGCCGACGAATCGGGCCTGCCAGTGGCATCGGTGGCTCAGGCCGAGCAGGTACGTTCGGTGTCGATTCGAAGGTTCGTTCGCGTCATTGGCAGCCTCAACTATCAGGCACAGGCCCGCCTGGATGATGCCCTTCGCGTGCACCTGTCTCTCAACACTTAG
- a CDS encoding ribbon-helix-helix domain-containing protein — protein MKVSVSLTAEDLEFLDAHANGGRFSSRSAVVAWAIQSLRQGDLAASYVQAFDEWAACGDAELWEGALTDGIGGDDEAGDKA, from the coding sequence ATGAAGGTGAGTGTCAGTTTGACGGCTGAGGATCTGGAGTTTCTCGATGCGCATGCCAACGGCGGGCGGTTTTCGAGTCGGTCTGCGGTGGTGGCTTGGGCCATCCAGTCCCTGCGGCAGGGTGACCTGGCCGCGTCCTATGTCCAGGCCTTTGACGAATGGGCTGCCTGCGGTGATGCAGAGCTCTGGGAGGGCGCCTTGACCGACGGCATTGGCGGGGACGATGAGGCTGGTGACAAGGCATGA